Proteins from a single region of Primulina tabacum isolate GXHZ01 chromosome 5, ASM2559414v2, whole genome shotgun sequence:
- the LOC142545352 gene encoding cytochrome P450 87A3-like isoform X2: MFPMVFYIGTLLIIITTTWLYNWKNPRCNGVLPPGSMGWPLLGETLQFFVPNTSFDIPPFVKERMQRYGPIFKTSLVGRPVIVSTDADLNYFIFQQEGKLFQSWYPDTFTEIFGRQNVGSMHGFMYKYLKNMVLNLFGQESLKKMLLEVEQASNSNLKSWSAKTMIDVKEGTAQMIFDLTAKKLISYDSAKSSENLRENFVAFIQGLISFPLNIPGTAYNKCLQGRRKAMKMLKNMLQERKERPRKIRTDFFDYVLNELQREDTVLTEAIALDLMFVLLFASFETTSLALTLAVKFLADYPPVLQKLKEEQESIIKRRENSDSGITWNMYKSMKFTFQFINETVRMANIVPGIFRKTIRETKYKGYTIPAGWAVMVCPPAVHLNPATYNDPLHFNPWRWEGLDTNDASRNFMAFGGGMRFCVGTDFTKVQMAVFLHCLVTKYKWEPIKGGDILRTPGLQFPNGYHVQIFEKDA, encoded by the exons ATGTTTCCCATGGTATTCTACATTGGAACTTTATTGATCATCATCACCACAACCTGGCTTTACAATTGGAAAAATCCCAGGTGTAATGGAGTCCTCCCACCGGGTTCAATGGGCTGGCCACTCCTTGGGGAGACTCTTCAGTTCTTTGTTCCTAACACATCATTTGATATCCCTCCTTTTGTGAAGGAGAGAATGCAAAG ATATGGACCTATATTCAAGACTAGTTTGGTGGGGCGTCCAGTTATTGTATCTACAGATGCAGATCTTAATTATTTCATCTTTCAACAAGAGGGGAAATTATTTCAAAGCTGGTATCCAGACACTTTTACAGAAATATTCGGTAGACAAAATGTAGGTTCTATGCATGGTTTTATGTACAAGTACCTAAAGAACATGGTGCTGAATCTATTTGGTCAAGAAAGCCTTAAAAAGATGCTTCTGGAGGTTGAACAGGCGTCTAATAGCAACTTAAAGAGTTGGTCAGCAAAGACTATGATTGATGTCAAGGAAGGAACTGCACAG ATGATATTTGACCTGACTGCAAAAAAGCTTATCAGTTATGACTCCGCAAAATCTTCTGAAAATCTGAGGGAAAACTTTGTAGCTTTTATACAAGGGTTAATCTCCTTCCCTCTGAACATTCCCGGAACAGCCTACAACAAATGCTTGCAG GGAAGGAGGAAGGCAATGAAGATGCTGAAAAATATGCtacaagaaagaaaagaaaggcCAAGAAAAATCCGAACAGATTTCTTTGATTATGTCTTGAATGAACTTCAACGCGAGGATACGGTACTCACAGAGGCGATTGCTCTAGATTTGATGTTTGTTTTGCTTTTTGCCAGCTTTGAAACTACCTCCCTGGCACTCACTCTTGCCGTTAAATTTCTTGCTGACTATCCACCGGTGTTACAAAAATTGAAG GAAGAACAAGAATCGATAATTAAAAGGAGGGAAAATTCAGATTCCGGAATAACATGGAatatgtataaatcaatgaaattcACATTTCAG TTCATCAATGAAACCGTAAGGATGGCCAACATAGTCCcaggaattttcagaaaaacaatAAGAGAAACCAAATATAAGG GATATACGATTCCAGCTGGCTGGGCTGTTATGGTATGTCCTCCGGCAGTGCACTTGAACCCAGCAACATATAATGATCCCCTTCACTTCAATCCATGGAGATGGGAG GGACTAGACACAAATGACGCATCAAGAAACTTCATGGCCTTTGGAGGTGGTATGAGATTTTGTGTTGGCACAGATTTCACCAAGGTGCAGATGGCCGTCTTTCTCCATTGCTTGGTCACAAAGTACAA GTGGGAACCAATCAAAGGAGGAGACATTCTTAGAACTCCTGGTCTACAATTTCCAAATGGATATCACGTCCAAATCTTCGAAAAGGATGCATAG
- the LOC142545352 gene encoding cytochrome P450 87A3-like isoform X1 — MFPMVFYIGTLLIIITTTWLYNWKNPRCNGVLPPGSMGWPLLGETLQFFVPNTSFDIPPFVKERMQRYGPIFKTSLVGRPVIVSTDADLNYFIFQQEGKLFQSWYPDTFTEIFGRQNVGSMHGFMYKYLKNMVLNLFGQESLKKMLLEVEQASNSNLKSWSAKTMIDVKEGTAQMIFDLTAKKLISYDSAKSSENLRENFVAFIQGLISFPLNIPGTAYNKCLQGRRKAMKMLKNMLQERKERPRKIRTDFFDYVLNELQREDTVLTEAIALDLMFVLLFASFETTSLALTLAVKFLADYPPVLQKLKEEQESIIKRRENSDSGITWNMYKSMKFTFQFINETVRMANIVPGIFRKTIRETKYKGYTIPAGWAVMVCPPAVHLNPATYNDPLHFNPWRWEASTSKLLYFNLINFMAFGGGMRFCVGTDFTKVQMAVFLHCLVTKYKWEPIKGGDILRTPGLQFPNGYHVQIFEKDA; from the exons ATGTTTCCCATGGTATTCTACATTGGAACTTTATTGATCATCATCACCACAACCTGGCTTTACAATTGGAAAAATCCCAGGTGTAATGGAGTCCTCCCACCGGGTTCAATGGGCTGGCCACTCCTTGGGGAGACTCTTCAGTTCTTTGTTCCTAACACATCATTTGATATCCCTCCTTTTGTGAAGGAGAGAATGCAAAG ATATGGACCTATATTCAAGACTAGTTTGGTGGGGCGTCCAGTTATTGTATCTACAGATGCAGATCTTAATTATTTCATCTTTCAACAAGAGGGGAAATTATTTCAAAGCTGGTATCCAGACACTTTTACAGAAATATTCGGTAGACAAAATGTAGGTTCTATGCATGGTTTTATGTACAAGTACCTAAAGAACATGGTGCTGAATCTATTTGGTCAAGAAAGCCTTAAAAAGATGCTTCTGGAGGTTGAACAGGCGTCTAATAGCAACTTAAAGAGTTGGTCAGCAAAGACTATGATTGATGTCAAGGAAGGAACTGCACAG ATGATATTTGACCTGACTGCAAAAAAGCTTATCAGTTATGACTCCGCAAAATCTTCTGAAAATCTGAGGGAAAACTTTGTAGCTTTTATACAAGGGTTAATCTCCTTCCCTCTGAACATTCCCGGAACAGCCTACAACAAATGCTTGCAG GGAAGGAGGAAGGCAATGAAGATGCTGAAAAATATGCtacaagaaagaaaagaaaggcCAAGAAAAATCCGAACAGATTTCTTTGATTATGTCTTGAATGAACTTCAACGCGAGGATACGGTACTCACAGAGGCGATTGCTCTAGATTTGATGTTTGTTTTGCTTTTTGCCAGCTTTGAAACTACCTCCCTGGCACTCACTCTTGCCGTTAAATTTCTTGCTGACTATCCACCGGTGTTACAAAAATTGAAG GAAGAACAAGAATCGATAATTAAAAGGAGGGAAAATTCAGATTCCGGAATAACATGGAatatgtataaatcaatgaaattcACATTTCAG TTCATCAATGAAACCGTAAGGATGGCCAACATAGTCCcaggaattttcagaaaaacaatAAGAGAAACCAAATATAAGG GATATACGATTCCAGCTGGCTGGGCTGTTATGGTATGTCCTCCGGCAGTGCACTTGAACCCAGCAACATATAATGATCCCCTTCACTTCAATCCATGGAGATGGGAGGCAAGTACTTCCAAATTATTATACTTCAATTTGAT AAACTTCATGGCCTTTGGAGGTGGTATGAGATTTTGTGTTGGCACAGATTTCACCAAGGTGCAGATGGCCGTCTTTCTCCATTGCTTGGTCACAAAGTACAA GTGGGAACCAATCAAAGGAGGAGACATTCTTAGAACTCCTGGTCTACAATTTCCAAATGGATATCACGTCCAAATCTTCGAAAAGGATGCATAG